One uncultured Carboxylicivirga sp. genomic window, AGTCAATCGGAATCTAATCAAAGCAATGTTTTTATGAGTCGAAATTTCATGCTTTAGCCGATCATTAGTACATTTGCTAAGGCTAAATTCCATATATGAAAGAGTACATCCTGTTTATTGATACAGAAACTTCCGACAGACCCCATCAATGGAACTCATCAACTGATGATATTCATAAGTGGCCTTACGTATTGCAGGTATCCTGGACAGTTTGTAAGAGTAGTGGAGAAACATTGTTTACGCGCGATTTTTATATTAATCCAGGTGAAATTCAAATCAATCCTAATGCATATAAAATACATGGGATCAATCTTGAATTTTTACAACAGAATGGAATCTCGCGCGAGGATGCAATCATGCAGTTGGTAGACGATATTAAAAGATACAAACCATTATTGGTAGGGCATTTTCTAAAGTTCGATCTGCGAATGATTGAAGTGGCACTTAACCGGGTTGGAGAAACCCTTGATTTGGATGCTTTACCAAAGTTTTGTACCATGCTTAATACACGCCGTCCATATTCTCCAATAGATACTCCAATGTTACGTCTAAACCAGTTGTATCACTCACTCTTTAACAGAGAACTAAAGGATGCGCATAATGCTAAAGTTGATGCAGTTGCAACAAAGGAGTGTTTTTTTGAATTAGTAAAACAGGGAAAGATTGATGATAAAGTGATTCAGAGGCAGCAAAGGTATTTCAGAAAAAGTGGCAAACTCAGAAGTTTATTGCTACAATTTTTGTCTTAATCTGACTTTTGATTTTCATGATAAATTATTGTTTAGAGCTTAGCAGAGCGTTTTGTTATGAAAGATAATAAAGAGTTTTTACAACATATTTCCCCGTTTTGTATTTTACCTGATACTATTCTAAAAGAGGTTTCTGATATGATGTCGATAAAGACATTTAAAAAAGATGAAACTATTTATATTCAGGATAAGAGTCCGGTTACCACAATTGATATCATTGTGAAAGGGGCTTATAAAGCCAACTTTTACGATAGTACCAATGTTCTAAGGTTAGAAGAATTATATAATTGTAATGATATCTACGGAGGAAGCTCTGTTCTCCTTAATAAGCAATTTTCTATTCGTACTGTTATTGCACTCGAAGATACTGAAGTACTGACATTGGATAAGGAAGAATTTAAGGCGTTATGTCGAAGTTATCATGAGTTCTTTGAGTTTTTTTCAAATCAGTTTGGCAATAAAATGCTAAACGATGCATATGCGCATTTTGTGAAGCAAAATACCATGTTTGAAGAGAACTTCATAGATGCCGACCTGATCTTTACACGTAAGATCGATACCATTACTCCACGTTTATTAGTTACCTGTTCGCCCCAAACACCGCTTCATACTGTTGCTGCTCTAATGCGCGATAATGTAGTTAATTGTGTATATATTGAAGAGGATAACGAATTGATAGCATATGTATCAAAAGATACAATTATAACAAATGCCATCGCCAACGAAAAAAGTATTTATACTGAAGTGATGGAAGTTGCAGAGAAGGAGGTGGTAACCATCTCGAAAGATGCATTGGTTTATGAAGCCTTACTAGCTTTGTACCCTTCACAGAAGGAGTTTCTTTTAGTCAAGGACGGAGAACAAAACCTTGGATATTTAAGCCGTTACCGTTTGTTGACAGAACATGCCCAGTCGCCTTTGGTTTTCATACAGTCTGTTAAATTATCCAATACTGTTTTTGAGTTAAAAGAAAAATGGGCCAAGGTACCAGAGTTTATTGAATCGATGTTGGGAAGAGGTGTGAATGCTGAAATCGTTAATCGTATCATTAGTACTATTGCCGATGAAATTCTTCTTAGGGTGATTAAAGGTGTGATTAAAGAAATGCATCCTGCACCTGCACAATTCTGTTTTATGGTATTGGGGAGTGAGGGACGAAACGAGCAAACACTGGCAACTGATCAGGATAATGCTATAATATATGAAGATAAAGCAAACCTTCAGCGAGAAACAGTAAGGGCTTATTTTCTGGAATTTGCCAATCGTATTTCAACTCGTCTGGATGATATTGGCTTTAAGTTCTGTACTGGTGGATTTATGGCGAAAAATCCGAAATGGTGTCATTCATTATCGCATTGGAAACGTAATTACGATAGCTGGATTGCTGAGCCGGCACCCGATCAGGTTGTTAAGTTTTCAACCTTCTTCGATTGTCGTTTCGTTTATGGCGATAAGTCATTGTTTGATGAGTTACATCATCATATGCTTAATTGCATCGATAAAGCGCCTCCAAAATTTTTATATAACCTGGTAAGTAACACCCTGCAATATGAAGTTCCCTTAACTGTTTTTAAAGGAATTAAAACCTTTGTGAAAAACGATAAAAAGGTTTTTAATATTAAGCATTCTATGAGTACCATTGTTGATATGGCTCGTATGTATGCATTACAACATAAAATTCTGGATAACAATACCGGAGTTAGGCTTAAAGAGTTGCACAAAGCAGGTCATTTTGATGAGTCTCAGTACAAAGAGTTGCTTAATGCTTATTATTATTTAATGGGATTAAGGTTGAAAAATCAATCAACCCAAATATTGCGTGATTTTACCGAAGCAACCAATTTTCTGGAATTAAAAAGGTTGACGGCTGTTGAACAGGCTACCCTTCGTGAGATTTTCAAATTTATTAAAGATATGCAATGGGTTATTAAAGCCAGATTTAATATTAATCGTTAATTTAAGCTTCTGACTTAGCAGTTATTTTGCTGCATATTAAGTGGTAAAGCTTTTTACGATGAAGAATAAGCAAAGAAAACCAATTGTTGATAAAAATTATCTCCTCGAAAAGTTTACAGGAAAGGGAGGGTGGACTTATGTCGAAATTCCTGAAGTTGAACCGGATAAACATGCCTGGTTTAATTGGATAAAAGTCTGCGGTTATATTGATAACTATGAGTTAAAACATTCCCGATTAATGCCATTGGGCAATGGTAAACTATTTCTGCCTGTAAAAACTGCCATACGTAAAGCTATTAAGAAACAAGAAGGAGATACTGTGCATATCGTTCTCTATCCTGATAATTCTGTGATTGAGATTCCAAAAGAGTTATCAGATTGTTTTGATTTTGAAGACTCAAGACTAAAAACTGCTTTTGAAAAGGAACCGGAAGGAAGAAGAAAAGAATTTATTGAATGGATAGCCGAGGCCCGCAAGGAAGAGACGAAAGCAAAACGAATTGCCCGATGTATTGACTATTTGAAGGATAAATATAATTTATAAGAACTTATTAGATAGTTTTCAATTTAACATCAAAATTGAGAAACCACGATATGTAACAGTCGTAGTAAAAAATATTTAAAGCAAACACAATAATCAATATTGTTTTTATTTATTCTTATATTTAAATAAAATCAGGATTAGAAAATTTTGGAAATAAAGAATTCATTACAAGAGAAGTCACTGGATCAGGATGAGTTAAATGATAAGATACTTAAAAAAGTATTTCTTGTTTTAACTGTTCTTATTGTTCCGGTTGTCATAATTGCTGTTATTCGATCGTATCTTATTTCCGGTGAATTAAGTACCGTTGGTTTAACTGGACTTACACTGATAATAAGTCTTTCTTTTTTATTTTATACCAACTGGCAAACACGTTTTCGAATACATCTGTTTCTTATCGTTTTAATATCGTTGGCAGCTTTTGGTATGTATCACTATGGCTTTTTTGCCTTGAGTAAATATGCTCTTGTTTTGGTACCGGTCTTTTCTATTCTTTATCTGTCGTACAGGCGAACCTTGGTTTTTGGTGCTGTTTCATTATTCGTTTACATTGTTTTTGGAACCTTATATGTGCTTAATGTTATACCATATAAAATTGATACCAATACCTTGGCAACTCTATCTACTACTTGGATAACCGATGGTTTGGTTTTGGTCATCATTTCATTGTCGATAAGTATTGTGGTCTACAATATGGTAAGTGCCTATAAAAAAGAGGTTAGCAAACTAAAGGCTAGTGAAGAAATGCTTTATAACAGTTTAAATGATCTTCCATTACCGGTTGCAATTGTTAATAAGGGATACCAGATTCTCTTCCTGAATAATAGTTTTGTAAACCAGTTGGGATATTCTTTAAAAGATGGGGCGGATGTTTACTCCATCTTAAAGTTAGCGATACCAGAGTTCAGAGTTTTTCAGGAAGTCATAAAAGAATGGCAGTCTAACATTGATAATGCTTTTAATAACAAGGTGCTGCCTCCGGTAAAGGAGTATGTATATAAATGTAAGAATGGTGAAGAACGGATTGCAGAGATTCACTATAGTTTGTCGAATGATAAAATATTGCTGATGTTTGTTGATCTGACGGAACGAAAGCAACGGTTGAAAGAGATAGTTAAGGCCATTGTTCAAACAGAAGAAAAGGAGAGAGGCAGGGTTGCCAAAGAATTGCACGATGGTTTAGGTCCTTTAATCTCAACTGCTAAAATTTATGCACACAGTCTTACTAAGGTGAAGGATCAAAATGTTATCGATAATTATAATTCGCGATTACAACAGATTCTGGATGAATCTATTAATGAGATTAAAGATATTTCAAATAATCTGAGCCCCCATATTCTTCGAAATTATGGATTAAAAGATGCAGTGCTGACTTTTGTTGAGAAACTTAGGCCTGTGTCTGAAATTCATTTCTCCATTGATATTGATGTAAAGGAAACATTAAATGAAGTTATTCAGTTTACGACTTATAGGTCTGTTGTAGAGTTGATTAATAACTCAATTAAACATTCAAAAGCGAAAGATATTGTTGTTAAAATTCAGGATAAAGAAGGTGGTCTTTTTATAGCATTTCAGGATAATGGAGTAGGTTTTGATTATGAAAAGAATAAAAACAAAGGTTTTGGATTAAACAATCTTATTGCCAGGATCGATAATATTGGCGGTAGTTTTAATTATTCAACCAGTCCCGATGAAGGAGTTGAAATAAAAATTTATTTACCATTGTAACGATTATGATACGAATTGTTTTAGTTGAAGATTTAGATTTGATACGGGAAGGAATCAGAGTTTTGGTTTCACAAATTGATGACTTTGAAATTGTAGCTGAATATAGCAATGGTAAGGAACTGGTTGATAATATTAAGCACTTGCAGGTAGATATCATAGTAACTGATATAGATATGCCGGTGATGGATGGTATTACAGCAACACGTAAGGTGTTGGCTATGAGATCTGATTTAAAGGTAATTGCTTTATCATTGTATAACGAATCACAATATTATCACGATCTGGTTGCTGCCGGGGCGAAAGGGTTTATTCTTAAACAAGCCAGCATACAGGAGCTTGAAGAGGGAATACGTGAAGTCTATAAAGGAGGAAGCTACTTTTCGCAGGAATTATTGCAGAATGTTATTAAAAATATGAAATACCAGGATTCTGCTCTAAAATCAACTGACGATTCAGAAAATATCACAGAGAAAGAAGCCGAAATGCTGAAATATATCTGCGAAGGATTAACAAATCAGGAATTGGCAGATAAGTTATTTGTGAGTGTAAAAACTATCGAAAGCAATAAGGCGCGCCTTATGCGTAAAACGAATTCGAGAAATAATGCAGCTCTCATTTTATGGGCCATTAAAAACAAAATTGTGAAACTGTAAAATATAGGGATTTCCCTATGTGAAAACCATGATTTCACTGTCTTTTGTTAAGTATATCCTATCTACCTTGCATAGTAGAATA contains:
- a CDS encoding 3'-5' exonuclease, with protein sequence MKEYILFIDTETSDRPHQWNSSTDDIHKWPYVLQVSWTVCKSSGETLFTRDFYINPGEIQINPNAYKIHGINLEFLQQNGISREDAIMQLVDDIKRYKPLLVGHFLKFDLRMIEVALNRVGETLDLDALPKFCTMLNTRRPYSPIDTPMLRLNQLYHSLFNRELKDAHNAKVDAVATKECFFELVKQGKIDDKVIQRQQRYFRKSGKLRSLLLQFLS
- a CDS encoding DUF294 nucleotidyltransferase-like domain-containing protein; translated protein: MKDNKEFLQHISPFCILPDTILKEVSDMMSIKTFKKDETIYIQDKSPVTTIDIIVKGAYKANFYDSTNVLRLEELYNCNDIYGGSSVLLNKQFSIRTVIALEDTEVLTLDKEEFKALCRSYHEFFEFFSNQFGNKMLNDAYAHFVKQNTMFEENFIDADLIFTRKIDTITPRLLVTCSPQTPLHTVAALMRDNVVNCVYIEEDNELIAYVSKDTIITNAIANEKSIYTEVMEVAEKEVVTISKDALVYEALLALYPSQKEFLLVKDGEQNLGYLSRYRLLTEHAQSPLVFIQSVKLSNTVFELKEKWAKVPEFIESMLGRGVNAEIVNRIISTIADEILLRVIKGVIKEMHPAPAQFCFMVLGSEGRNEQTLATDQDNAIIYEDKANLQRETVRAYFLEFANRISTRLDDIGFKFCTGGFMAKNPKWCHSLSHWKRNYDSWIAEPAPDQVVKFSTFFDCRFVYGDKSLFDELHHHMLNCIDKAPPKFLYNLVSNTLQYEVPLTVFKGIKTFVKNDKKVFNIKHSMSTIVDMARMYALQHKILDNNTGVRLKELHKAGHFDESQYKELLNAYYYLMGLRLKNQSTQILRDFTEATNFLELKRLTAVEQATLREIFKFIKDMQWVIKARFNINR
- a CDS encoding YdeI/OmpD-associated family protein, coding for MKNKQRKPIVDKNYLLEKFTGKGGWTYVEIPEVEPDKHAWFNWIKVCGYIDNYELKHSRLMPLGNGKLFLPVKTAIRKAIKKQEGDTVHIVLYPDNSVIEIPKELSDCFDFEDSRLKTAFEKEPEGRRKEFIEWIAEARKEETKAKRIARCIDYLKDKYNL
- a CDS encoding ATP-binding protein; this translates as MEIKNSLQEKSLDQDELNDKILKKVFLVLTVLIVPVVIIAVIRSYLISGELSTVGLTGLTLIISLSFLFYTNWQTRFRIHLFLIVLISLAAFGMYHYGFFALSKYALVLVPVFSILYLSYRRTLVFGAVSLFVYIVFGTLYVLNVIPYKIDTNTLATLSTTWITDGLVLVIISLSISIVVYNMVSAYKKEVSKLKASEEMLYNSLNDLPLPVAIVNKGYQILFLNNSFVNQLGYSLKDGADVYSILKLAIPEFRVFQEVIKEWQSNIDNAFNNKVLPPVKEYVYKCKNGEERIAEIHYSLSNDKILLMFVDLTERKQRLKEIVKAIVQTEEKERGRVAKELHDGLGPLISTAKIYAHSLTKVKDQNVIDNYNSRLQQILDESINEIKDISNNLSPHILRNYGLKDAVLTFVEKLRPVSEIHFSIDIDVKETLNEVIQFTTYRSVVELINNSIKHSKAKDIVVKIQDKEGGLFIAFQDNGVGFDYEKNKNKGFGLNNLIARIDNIGGSFNYSTSPDEGVEIKIYLPL
- a CDS encoding response regulator transcription factor — protein: MIRIVLVEDLDLIREGIRVLVSQIDDFEIVAEYSNGKELVDNIKHLQVDIIVTDIDMPVMDGITATRKVLAMRSDLKVIALSLYNESQYYHDLVAAGAKGFILKQASIQELEEGIREVYKGGSYFSQELLQNVIKNMKYQDSALKSTDDSENITEKEAEMLKYICEGLTNQELADKLFVSVKTIESNKARLMRKTNSRNNAALILWAIKNKIVKL